The genomic DNA CGCACTCGACGAAGAATCAGAGCCTGCCCCTCCTGTCAGACCGAAAGCCCCCAGGAAAACGGGGCAATCTTCACCAAAGCTTTATATTTAAACCTGTAATGCCCTGCAGAATGCCTATCTGGAGGGCTATTCCCAATGGTTCAACCCTTTCCGTACCCATACTCTTTGTCATAAAGGACGTTCTCCTTTATAATGGGGGTACAACCTTTCCCATGTAGGAGGATTATCAGTGGATATTATTAAAATCACCCCGAGGGGGTACTGCTACGGAGTCGTCGATGCCATGGTCATCGCCAGGAATGCGGCGCTCGACAAGTCACTCCCCCGTCCGATATATATATTGGGCATGATTGTCCATAACAAACATGTGACCGATGCATTTGAAGAAGAAGGCATCATCACCCTGGATGGTCATAACCGAAAAGAAATCATCGACCAGGTCAATGAAGGGACTGTCATCTTCACAGCACATGGGGTATCCCCAGAAGTGAAGGAAATCGCCAAGAATAAAGGACTGGTGACGCTGGATGCAACATGCCCCGATGTCACGAAGACACATGACCTCATCCGCGAAAAGGAAGCCGAAGGTTATGACGTCATCTACATCGGTAAAAAAGGCCACCCAGAACCAGAAGGGGCCGTCGGTGTCGCACCTGATATCGTACACCTCGTGGAAACCGCCGCGGATGTCGAAAAGCTCACCATCGACAATGAAAAGATCATCGTGACGAATCAGACGACGATGAGTCAATGGGATGTTCTCGATACGATGGAGAAAGTCAGGGAAATGTACCCACATGTGGAACTTCACAAAGAAATCTGCCTGGCGACGCAGGTGCGTCAGGAAGCCGTTGCAGAGCAGGCTGGGGCGGCAGACGTCCTGATTGTTGTCGGTGACCCGAAGAGCAATAACTCCAACCGGTTGGCACAGGTGTCAAAAGAAATCGCCGGAACACCTGCCTACCGGATCTCTGACATAAGTGAGTTGGAGCTGGAGTGGCTGAAGGGTGCTAAAGTAGCCGCCGTCACTGCAGGTGCTTCCACCCCTACTCCGATCGTCAAAGAAGTCATCCGTTTCCTGGAAGCATATGACCCGGCTGATGAAGAGACGTGGACAAGGGAACGCAATGTCCCGCTCAATAAGATTCTTCCAAAAGTACGCAAGGCAAAACTTGGTTCTTCTAAATAAATCTAAACGCCTATGCAGGGATTCTCATGCATAGGCGTTTTCTTTGTCCTTTCCTACTGTGGATCACTTGACTCGTGAATGCTATAATTAAGGAAAACATTTACAGGAGGCTGTATGGGCTATATATTGAATTTGCGTAAACATGTCGGGACCCTCCCCCTCATCATGGTTGGATCATGCGTCCTCGTCATCAATGATTCAGAGGAACTCCTATTGATGAAGCGCACGGACAATCAATGTTGGGGCCTGCCGGGAGGTTCCATGGAACCCGGGGAAACCTTGCAGGAAGTAGCCGAAAGGGAGCTTTATGAAGAGACCGGCATCAAAGCTGAAGCTTTATCTTTATGGGGTATCTATTCAGGGCAGGAATTCTACTACCAGTACCCACACGGCGACGAGGTCTACAATGTCGTGACCGCCTATCTATGCAGGTCTTACAGTGGAGAATGTTGTCTGAATGAAGCGGAAGGATCCGAATTGCACTTCTTCCCATTGGATTCCCTTCCTCTCGAACTGAGCCCGCCAGATCAACCCATCATTATGGAGTTTCTGGAGCAAAAAGAAAAGCCCCGTTCGCACCCCTTATAATAAGGAGTGCAAACAAGGCTTTTTTTTACATGAACGTAAATGGATTCGTGTTAGAGGTAGAAGGAAAGATATTCACGACATATCCTTTTTCCGCGCACGTCTTGGCCAAGTGCCGGGCCACGCCGTCCTTCATGATTTTTTCGATATGATGTCCCGCATCAATGACGTTCAAGCCAAGCATCATGGCATCGTGGGCTGTATGATAGTAGATGTCACCCGAAATGAAAACGTCTGCTCCTTGTCGCTTGGCAGCATGGATGAATTTATTCCCGTCGCCACCGAGGATCGCCACTTTGTTCACGGGCGCCTCAAGGTCACCGGTCACTTTGACACCATCCATCCCGAAGACCGCTTTGACCCGCAGGGCAAATTCTTTCAGGGTCGTGCCCTCAGGTAACCTTCCGATCCTGCCGAGACCCATAGCGGGCGCTTTGTTCTCCAATGTATAGATATCATAGGCCACTTCTTCATAAGGATGATTGGTGAGCATGGCTTTCAGTACCCTGCCCTCCAAAGAAGCAGGAAAAACTGTCTCAATTCTTTCTTCCTCTGCTACTTCCAGGCTACCCTGTTCCCCTAGGTAAGGGTCGGTTCCTTCCCCCGGCAAGAATCTGCCTTCTCCTCTTGTAGTGAAGCTGCAATCGGAGTAGGCACCGATATTCCCCGCTCCCGCTTTGGCCAGGGCCCCGCGGAGGCGTTCACCGTGCTCTTGCGGTACAAAGACCACCAATTTCCTGAGCTCTTCGGAGTACGTCGGTACAAGGACGGATGGCTCAACCAGTCCAAGGGCATCAGCGAGCAGATCGTTCACTCCACCTTCCGCCACATCAAGGTTGGTATGGGCAGCATAAACGGCAATATCATGTTTGATGAGTTTTTCAATCATTCTCCCCTGATAGGTATCGGTATGGATTGATTTAAGGGACCTGAACAGCGGAGGGTGATGGGCGATGATCAGCTTCACATTATTCTTGATCGCTTCATCCACCACATTTTCAAGAACGTCCAGGGTCACCATGACATTTTCCACCTTTTCATTCAGCTTGCCGATCTGAAGTCCGATCGGATCGCCCTCCTCTGCAAGATGCTTCGGTGAAAATTGTTCAAATAGCTGAATGATCTCATGACCATTTGGTGTTTTCATCGATTCAGAACCTCCTCTACCAGTTTGATTTTTACAAGTAAATCATTTCTGCGCTCCTCGAGTGCTGGAGTTTCCTCAGCCTGTTCCATGTTTTTCAAGATCACCTTCCACTGGGTCATTTCATGTGTCCATTTCTTTCTGAACGGCGCACTGCGTTCAGTACTTAGTAACGGACCCATGAGGAGCTCTGCTTCAAGATTTCCGCTTGTATATCCTGCCTTCGGATCTCCTTTTTCCGCTACGAGAACTTCATAGATCTTACCGTCCTCTTCCAAGATCTCCTCTCTCAGAAGGGACCAGCCATTATCCATCAGCCATTCACGGATGGACACGGCGCTGATATTCGGCTGTAGGATGAGTCGTGCATTTTCTACTTTAGCCTTACCCTTCTCGAGAATGGAGGCAATCAGGGGCCCACCCATGCCAGCAATGGTGATGCATTCCACTTCTCCTGGACGGAGCACATCAAGGCCATCTCCCAGTCTGACATCCACCCTGTTTTCGAGGGCATTCAGTTTGACCTGTTTCAGAGCTGATTCGAATGGTCCCTTCACGACTTCACCGGCGATGGCCGAAGCCGCAATTCCTGTCTGGATCGCATAACATGGGAGATAGGCATGATCCGACCCGATATCTGCAATGGTACTGTCTTTTGGTATGTAGGATACAACTGTCTCCAGTCGTTTGGATAATTTTTCGCTATTCATCATTTCACCTTATCAATCTGGATTCATTCTTCCCTTCCCTGTACCGGGAAGGATTTTTCCGCTTCGATACCATTCTACCCAATTTCCAGGCATAAAAAAAGCCCCCTGCCCATCAGGCAAAGAAGCTTTCCCTATTATTTGAGTGACAAGATCCAGTCTGCCATGGCATCAAGATTCTCATCTTCCACAAGTCCTGCCGGCATGATGCCTTTACCATTCTTGATCGTTTCCTTGATTTGATCTTTGGAAAGATCCGTTCCTTTCAATGCAGGTCCAGCTCCGCCTTCATAGTCGCCACCGTGACAGCTCATACAGTTTTCCTTGTAGTGTGCTTCAGGATCGAATTCACCGCTTGAAGCCTGCTCTCCGCCTTTTTCTTCTTCCTTTGCCTTGTCAGCCTTCTCTTCAGCATTATTCAATCCTTCAAGAGATAAGAAGAAAACAAGTCCGATACCAAGTGCCATAATGAGAATGAACGGAATGATTGGATTGCGATTCATGGCTTAACCCTCCTTCGTATGTATACCATCCAAATAGTACCCTATTTAACAATTTATATTTTACTGTAAAAACAGGGAAAGTAAAAGTCCTACGAATTAACTTTTCCATCTTTCTCACAATTTAGACACATTATGTTCGATTTTACGTCGAATTCTCTTAACCGTTTTCATTATTGACACAAAAGCAATCCGTTTCACAGGACTATCATCCTGTTCTGATTTGGTATCGCTAACATGAATCTCTCTCATTTCCAGTTGTTTTCCCAAAATAAGGGACCCGTTACCAAGGGTCCCCGGGCATCAGTGACATCCAATCAGCCTTGAGATCACCATGCGCTGGACTTCCGACGTTCCTTCGCCGATTTCGAGGAGCTTCGCATCGCGAAGGTACCTCTCCACATGATACTCCCTCATATACCCATATCCTCCGTGGATCTGGATCGCTTCATCGGCCACTTCCATACTGATTTCGGATGCATAGAGCTTGCACATGGACGCTTCCTTGGAAAATGGTCTGCCCTGATCCTTCAGCCACGCTGCCTTGTGCACCATGTTCCGGGCCAATTCGATCTTCATTGCCATGTCGGCCAGCTTGAACTGGGTCACTTGGAACTGGGAGAGCGTCTTTCCGAACTGCTTTCGCTCTTTGGCATATTGCAGGGCCTTATCAAAGGCTGCCTGAGCCACCCCCACAGCCATGGCACCGATCCCGATCCTTCCGCCGTCAAGAGTGACCAGGAACTGCTTGAAGCCCTCTCCTCGCTTACCAAGGAGGTTCTCCGCAGGAACCTCCACATCTTCCAGCACAAGTTCAGTGGTGTTCGAGGCGTGCAGCCCCATCTTTTCATAATTATCAATCACCTTGAAGCCTTTGGCATCTGTCGGTACGATGATTGCGCTGATTTCCTTGTTGCCGTCCTTTTTACCGGTGATAGCAGTCAGAGCCAGATGGTTCGCATAGCTGGCATTTGTGATGTAACACTTATTCCCATTGATTACCCAGCGGTCCCCTTGCTCCACTGCCGTCGTCTGGGTTCCACCAGCGTCTGATCCCGCATTCGGTTCGGTCAGCCCGAAAGCTCCGAAGCTCTCGCCCGTACAAATCGGCGTCAGATATTTCTCCTTCTGCTCTTCCGTACCGAACATGGAGATCGGTGCTCCTCCCAGGGAAATGTGGGCAGAGTACGTGATTCCTGTCGATGCGCATGCCCGGCTCAATTCTTCTGTCACGATGGCAAAGCTGACCGTATCCGCCCCGGCTCCGCCGTATTCTTCTGAAAACGGAAGACCCATCAGTCCGAGGTCCGCCAATTTTTTAAAAACGTCAGCAGGGAATTCCTTGGCCCGGTCCCTGTCAAGGGCACCCGGCGCCACCTCTTCATCTGCAAACTCTTTAATGGTTTTTTTGATCATTGCCTGTTCCTGTGTCAAATCAAAATTCATTTCCATCCCCCTTATCTGTCTGGCTTCCTGCCAAAAGCAGAAATGTATGCGCTATCATTTCCATTATAAAAGGATTAAATGAATTTTCTCAACTTTAAAAAACTTTATAATTTTCTGTAGTTATATTACAATATAAATAGTCAACAGGATCGCTCCCAGAGTCCCTCCGATGGAAAATGGAAGGATTTTGCGCCCGAAACCCGTAACCGACCATACAAAACAATGCAAATATAGGAGCGGTATCAGGACGCCTCTCTTCCCTTCAAAAAATGCATCCACGATGTGAACCGTCATAAAAAGAAGGATGAGAGCTGCAACCACATACACAAAAAGGGTAGGGATTCCTTTTTTGCTATAATGAATTGCCATGACCACAAGGAAAACGACAAATACTGCCAAAATCGCTGTTTGCAAAAGCGGTGACATTTCAGTAAAATAAATGACAAATACGGTGAGGCCG from Rossellomorea marisflavi includes the following:
- a CDS encoding 4-hydroxy-3-methylbut-2-enyl diphosphate reductase, which translates into the protein MDIIKITPRGYCYGVVDAMVIARNAALDKSLPRPIYILGMIVHNKHVTDAFEEEGIITLDGHNRKEIIDQVNEGTVIFTAHGVSPEVKEIAKNKGLVTLDATCPDVTKTHDLIREKEAEGYDVIYIGKKGHPEPEGAVGVAPDIVHLVETAADVEKLTIDNEKIIVTNQTTMSQWDVLDTMEKVREMYPHVELHKEICLATQVRQEAVAEQAGAADVLIVVGDPKSNNSNRLAQVSKEIAGTPAYRISDISELELEWLKGAKVAAVTAGASTPTPIVKEVIRFLEAYDPADEETWTRERNVPLNKILPKVRKAKLGSSK
- a CDS encoding NUDIX hydrolase, translating into MGYILNLRKHVGTLPLIMVGSCVLVINDSEELLLMKRTDNQCWGLPGGSMEPGETLQEVAERELYEETGIKAEALSLWGIYSGQEFYYQYPHGDEVYNVVTAYLCRSYSGECCLNEAEGSELHFFPLDSLPLELSPPDQPIIMEFLEQKEKPRSHPL
- a CDS encoding Nif3-like dinuclear metal center hexameric protein; translation: MKTPNGHEIIQLFEQFSPKHLAEEGDPIGLQIGKLNEKVENVMVTLDVLENVVDEAIKNNVKLIIAHHPPLFRSLKSIHTDTYQGRMIEKLIKHDIAVYAAHTNLDVAEGGVNDLLADALGLVEPSVLVPTYSEELRKLVVFVPQEHGERLRGALAKAGAGNIGAYSDCSFTTRGEGRFLPGEGTDPYLGEQGSLEVAEEERIETVFPASLEGRVLKAMLTNHPYEEVAYDIYTLENKAPAMGLGRIGRLPEGTTLKEFALRVKAVFGMDGVKVTGDLEAPVNKVAILGGDGNKFIHAAKRQGADVFISGDIYYHTAHDAMMLGLNVIDAGHHIEKIMKDGVARHLAKTCAEKGYVVNIFPSTSNTNPFTFM
- a CDS encoding tRNA (adenine(22)-N(1))-methyltransferase, encoding MNSEKLSKRLETVVSYIPKDSTIADIGSDHAYLPCYAIQTGIAASAIAGEVVKGPFESALKQVKLNALENRVDVRLGDGLDVLRPGEVECITIAGMGGPLIASILEKGKAKVENARLILQPNISAVSIREWLMDNGWSLLREEILEEDGKIYEVLVAEKGDPKAGYTSGNLEAELLMGPLLSTERSAPFRKKWTHEMTQWKVILKNMEQAEETPALEERRNDLLVKIKLVEEVLNR
- the cccA gene encoding cytochrome c550 — encoded protein: MNRNPIIPFILIMALGIGLVFFLSLEGLNNAEEKADKAKEEEKGGEQASSGEFDPEAHYKENCMSCHGGDYEGGAGPALKGTDLSKDQIKETIKNGKGIMPAGLVEDENLDAMADWILSLK
- a CDS encoding acyl-CoA dehydrogenase family protein — translated: MNFDLTQEQAMIKKTIKEFADEEVAPGALDRDRAKEFPADVFKKLADLGLMGLPFSEEYGGAGADTVSFAIVTEELSRACASTGITYSAHISLGGAPISMFGTEEQKEKYLTPICTGESFGAFGLTEPNAGSDAGGTQTTAVEQGDRWVINGNKCYITNASYANHLALTAITGKKDGNKEISAIIVPTDAKGFKVIDNYEKMGLHASNTTELVLEDVEVPAENLLGKRGEGFKQFLVTLDGGRIGIGAMAVGVAQAAFDKALQYAKERKQFGKTLSQFQVTQFKLADMAMKIELARNMVHKAAWLKDQGRPFSKEASMCKLYASEISMEVADEAIQIHGGYGYMREYHVERYLRDAKLLEIGEGTSEVQRMVISRLIGCH